A window of Christiangramia forsetii KT0803 contains these coding sequences:
- a CDS encoding isopenicillin N synthase family dioxygenase: MNNIPSVNLADFLSDDPKRKEKFVNEIGKAYEEIGFVALKNHFLSDQLVEELYKEVKSFFDLPVETKQKYEIEGLAGQRGYISFGKEHAKGKKEGDLKEFWHFGQEPSKDANLTEEYPENVRVEELKDFNHTGMEAYRMLEKTGIYVLRALALYIGLEEHYFDHWASNGNSILRPIHYPPIQEEPKGAVRAGAHGDINLITLLMGASTGGLQVLRKDGEWIDAIPQEDELVINVGDMLERHTNNKLRSTIHRVTNPPKDQWGKPRYSIPFFMHPRSEMKLDCLEECIDEDHPKQFEDITAGEFLHQRLVEIGLKK; this comes from the coding sequence ATGAATAATATACCTAGTGTAAATCTAGCCGACTTCTTATCGGATGATCCGAAGCGCAAAGAAAAATTTGTAAATGAAATTGGTAAAGCATATGAAGAGATTGGCTTCGTGGCGTTAAAGAACCATTTTTTAAGTGATCAGCTGGTAGAAGAACTATATAAAGAGGTTAAATCCTTTTTTGATCTTCCAGTTGAAACTAAACAGAAATATGAAATTGAGGGCCTTGCCGGCCAAAGAGGATATATTTCTTTTGGAAAAGAACACGCTAAAGGAAAAAAGGAAGGCGATCTTAAAGAATTCTGGCATTTTGGTCAGGAACCCTCTAAAGATGCAAACCTTACTGAAGAATATCCTGAAAATGTACGGGTTGAAGAATTAAAGGACTTCAATCATACTGGAATGGAGGCCTACAGAATGCTTGAAAAAACAGGGATCTATGTACTAAGAGCACTTGCTTTATACATCGGGCTAGAAGAGCATTATTTTGATCACTGGGCAAGTAATGGGAATAGTATTTTAAGACCAATTCACTATCCGCCAATACAGGAAGAGCCAAAAGGAGCTGTAAGAGCTGGTGCTCATGGAGACATTAACCTAATTACTTTGTTAATGGGTGCTTCTACCGGCGGACTTCAGGTTCTAAGAAAAGATGGAGAATGGATCGATGCGATTCCGCAGGAGGACGAATTGGTAATTAATGTGGGGGATATGCTGGAGAGGCATACCAACAATAAACTGAGGTCTACAATTCACCGGGTAACGAACCCTCCTAAAGATCAATGGGGAAAACCTAGATATTCTATACCTTTCTTTATGCATCCAAGAAGTGAAATGAAACTGGATTGTTTAGAAGAATGTATTGATGAAGATCATCCAAAACAATTTGAAGATATTACTGCAGGTGAATTTCTTCATCAAAGACTTGTTGAGATAGGTCTTAAAAAATAA
- a CDS encoding translation initiation factor: MAKKKLGLEDLGGFVFSTNDDFDESEYTDGESQNDLTPKDQQLEAHFSNKGRGGKTVTIIKGYEGSDEDLIALGKMLKKKCGVGGSTKDGEIIIQGDHREKVMKILKKEGYNVKRVGG; this comes from the coding sequence ATGGCAAAAAAGAAATTAGGCCTTGAGGATCTGGGAGGTTTCGTTTTTTCCACAAATGATGATTTTGACGAATCTGAATATACCGATGGAGAATCTCAGAATGACCTCACTCCAAAAGATCAGCAACTTGAAGCGCATTTTAGCAATAAAGGGCGAGGAGGTAAAACAGTAACTATAATAAAAGGTTATGAAGGATCTGATGAAGATCTCATCGCCCTGGGTAAAATGTTGAAGAAAAAATGTGGCGTTGGCGGTTCTACCAAAGATGGAGAGATAATTATTCAGGGGGACCACAGAGAAAAAGTAATGAAAATACTTAAAAAAGAAGGATATAATGTAAAACGTGTTGGAGGTTGA
- a CDS encoding DUF1835 domain-containing protein, which translates to MENKTLHIVNGDSLAEQMQELNLPGEIVVWRELLCEGPTQKEINSDFFKLRKKFLLKTYNISAENYEERFVSEIKRLKSLNNYDNVVLWFEFDLFCHINMLAAISILVDKHGEIPISLVCSKKLKGEKELQALSQLSLKELENHYKNSIQLNHEDIEAAALIWELYCGDNPLKLKPQIKINTNFEYLSSCIRAHIERFPNSITGINSLERNVLRLIENQEIKNENHLLGYALQYQGYYGYSDTQMQRLLKKLSIFYHNKEGKIVLNEKGQHVLEEKKNFYRELNNEEYFGGTKMYAFLYESESHRLLKL; encoded by the coding sequence ATGGAAAATAAAACCCTACACATTGTAAACGGCGACAGTCTGGCTGAGCAGATGCAGGAATTGAATCTGCCTGGAGAAATCGTTGTCTGGAGAGAACTGCTTTGTGAAGGGCCGACTCAAAAAGAGATCAATTCTGATTTTTTCAAGTTGAGAAAAAAATTTCTTCTTAAAACCTATAATATTTCAGCTGAAAATTATGAGGAGCGATTTGTTTCTGAAATCAAGCGATTAAAATCCTTAAATAATTATGACAATGTAGTACTCTGGTTTGAATTCGATCTTTTCTGTCATATCAATATGTTAGCAGCGATAAGTATTCTTGTAGATAAGCATGGGGAGATCCCTATTTCTCTTGTTTGCAGTAAAAAACTTAAGGGTGAAAAGGAACTCCAGGCCCTATCTCAACTTAGTCTAAAAGAATTAGAGAACCATTATAAGAACAGTATTCAGCTAAATCATGAAGATATAGAAGCTGCAGCTCTTATATGGGAATTATATTGCGGGGACAATCCATTAAAATTGAAACCCCAGATAAAGATCAACACCAATTTTGAGTATTTATCCAGTTGCATTAGAGCCCATATTGAACGATTTCCGAATAGTATTACCGGCATCAATTCTTTAGAAAGAAATGTGCTTCGGTTGATTGAAAATCAGGAGATCAAGAATGAAAATCATCTTCTAGGTTATGCCCTTCAGTACCAGGGATATTATGGTTATAGTGATACGCAAATGCAAAGACTGCTAAAGAAACTTTCTATTTTCTACCATAATAAAGAAGGCAAGATCGTTCTTAACGAAAAAGGACAACATGTACTTGAAGAAAAAAAGAATTTTTACAGAGAACTAAATAATGAGGAATATTTTGGCGGCACCAAAATGTATGCTTTCCTCTATGAGTCTGAATCCCACCGATTATTAAAATTATAG
- a CDS encoding nucleoside phosphorylase: MSLEASELILNKDGSIYHLGLLPEEIANTVITVGDPARVQKISVHFDSIEVKKQKREFCTHTGIYKGKRITVMSTGMGTDNIDIALTELDALVNIDLKAKKIKDKLTSLDIIRIGTTGSIRKEIPVGSYIISELALGFDGLMHYYKDDSFLKKDIANAFVEQTNWSVKKALPYVVEGGKDLIQRLSSDATIKGFTATNVGFYGPQGRILRAEVPDPKMNDRIAAFEYNGHSVTNLEMETSGIYGISRLLGHNAASMNLVLANRATGEFLENASEMMDELIIYTLNKISQ, from the coding sequence ATGAGTTTAGAAGCTTCAGAATTGATCCTGAATAAGGACGGTTCTATTTATCACCTTGGTTTATTACCAGAAGAAATAGCTAACACCGTTATTACTGTTGGAGATCCTGCAAGGGTGCAAAAAATAAGTGTTCATTTTGATTCGATTGAAGTAAAGAAGCAGAAAAGGGAATTTTGCACACATACTGGTATTTATAAAGGAAAAAGGATCACAGTAATGTCTACCGGTATGGGCACCGATAACATAGATATCGCCCTTACCGAGCTTGATGCACTTGTAAATATCGATCTTAAGGCCAAAAAGATCAAAGATAAATTAACCAGTCTTGATATTATAAGAATTGGAACCACCGGTTCAATTCGAAAAGAAATCCCTGTAGGCAGCTATATTATAAGTGAATTAGCCCTCGGTTTTGATGGCCTTATGCATTACTATAAAGACGATTCATTTCTTAAAAAAGATATCGCTAATGCCTTTGTAGAACAAACCAATTGGTCTGTTAAAAAAGCGCTCCCATATGTTGTTGAGGGTGGAAAAGATCTAATACAAAGATTGAGTTCTGATGCTACTATTAAAGGATTTACAGCTACAAATGTCGGGTTTTATGGACCACAGGGAAGAATTCTTCGAGCCGAGGTTCCGGACCCTAAAATGAACGATAGAATTGCAGCTTTCGAGTACAATGGCCATTCAGTCACCAATTTAGAAATGGAAACTTCAGGTATCTATGGGATATCCCGATTATTAGGTCATAATGCTGCTTCAATGAACCTTGTACTTGCTAATCGTGCTACAGGAGAATTTCTTGAAAATGCTTCTGAAATGATGGATGAGCTTATCATTTATACACTTAATAAGATCTCCCAATAA